A single Fusarium oxysporum Fo47 chromosome IV, complete sequence DNA region contains:
- a CDS encoding X-domain of DnaJ-containing-domain-containing protein, which yields MVVDTAYYDTLGVQPTATELEIKKAYRKMAIVHHPDKNPNDPTAHEKFQAIGEAYQVLSDSDLRAAYDKFGKDSARPQEGFADPAEFFSSIFGGEAFVDWIGEISLMKDLTATMDITMQEEEEAAAAEAAAAAQAEEDFPGTEDAKKESLKEQEQKAEEKAAAAAEHQAGPPPPPYAAASVNDDKETKPASPAAPAAGLSADTPQRTDATSPAPSSSSRSRTQIPLRPALMDKSHEDLLDAEANKGELTEEELKHKEKKKGGLTKEQREQLAAYEKERAKIRQERVDTLARKLLDRLSVWTETDKGPDVTKAFQEKMRLEVENLKMESFGIDILHAIGQTYVSKASSLLRSQKFFGIGGFFSRLRDKGTLVKETWNTISSAIDAQQTMEDMAKMEEKGGEDWTDEKRAEYERRVTGKILTAAWRGSKFEIQSVLREVCDSILNDKKVHLNKRLERAQALVLIGDVFIRAERSPEEEGDYLVFEQLVAEAAMKKDKEEDHKKKKDRKSFHSKDKEPKDKEHATTP from the exons ATGGTCGTCGATACCGCCTATTACGACACTCTTGGTGTCCAGCCCACGGCTACGGAGctggagatcaagaaggcttatCGCAAGATGGCTATTGTCCACCACCCAG ATAAGAATCCTAATGACCCTACCGCCCACGAAAAGTTCCAGGCCATCGGTGAGGCCTATCAAGTTCTGTCCGATTCCGATCTACGCGCAGCCTACGATAAGTTTGGAAAGGACTCTGCGAGACCGCAGGAGGGTTTCGCAGATCCAGCTGAATTCTTTAGCTCCATCTTTGGAGGCGAAGCCTTCGTGGACTGGATCGGTGAGATTAGCCTTATGAAGGACCTCACGGCAACCATGGACATCACGAtgcaggaggaggaagaagctgccgCTGCCGAAGCCGCTGCCGCCGCGCAAGCCGAGGAGGATTTCCCTGGAACTGAAGATGCTAAGAAGGAGAGCCTCAAGGAGCAAGAGCAGAAGGCAGAGGAGAAGGCCGCTGCCGCTGCAGAGCACCAAGCAGGCCCACCACCGCCGCCTTATGCTGCCGCTTCTGTCAACGACGACAAGGAGACCAAGCCCGCTTCACCTGCCGCGCCCGCCGCTGGCCTCTCCGCCGATACCCCTCAGCGAACCGATGCCACATCACCTGCTCCCTCGTCGAGCTCACGTAGCCGAACCCAGATCCCTCTTCGACCCGCACTGATGGACAAGTCTCACGAGGACCTTCTTGACGCAGAGGCGAACAAGGGTGAATTaacagaggaggagctcaagcataaggagaagaagaagggtggcCTGACCAAGGAGCAGCGAGAGCAGCTGGCAGCATACGAGAAGGAGCGCGCCAAGATTCGCCAGGAGCGTGTCGACACCCTCGCTCGGAAGCTCCTCGACAGACTTAGCGTGTGGACAGAGACAGACAAGGGTCCTGACGTGACCAAGGCATTCCAGGAGAAGATGCGTCTCGAGGTTGAGAACCTGAAGATGGAGTCTTTTGGAATTGATATCCTGCACGCTATCGGTCAAACCTAtgtctccaaggcctcgagcTTACTCCGCAGCCAGAAGTTCTTTGGTATTGGCGGTTTCTTCAGCAGACTTCGTGACAAGGGCACACTCGTCAAGGAGACATGGAACACTATCAGCAGCGCCATTGATGCTCAACAGACCATGGAGGATATGGCTaagatggaggagaaagGTGGTGAGGACTGGACTGATGAGAAGCGTGCTGAATACGAGAGACGTGTGACTGGCAAGATTCTCACCGCTGCATGGAGGGGCAGCAAGTTTGAGATCCAGAGCGTTCTGCGCGAGGTCTGCGACAGCATTCTGAATGACAAGAAGGTCCACCTCAACAAGCGACTTGAGCGCGCACAGGCTCTGGTTCTGATTGGTGATGTCTTTATCCGG GCTGAGCGATCTCCTGAAGAGGAGGGCGACTATCTAGTTTTCGAGCAGCTTGTCGCTGAGGCCGCcatgaagaaggacaaggaggaagaccacaagaagaagaaggaccGCAAGTCCTTCCAcagcaaggacaaggaaCCCAAAGACAAGGAGCACGCTACGACACCCTGA
- a CDS encoding uncharacterized protein (expressed protein): protein MHAYKALGKQAIIFMSLLFLLTAFCFPAATMHHRFHLSNDLLSPKRSTTTNIHPGQSLHIHTPFGDLGLFGFHLSPRFVLSFFFFVCFWIHTMYYRYPGGSFHANLASQ from the coding sequence ATGCATGCATACAAGGCGTTGGGCAAGCAAGCGATCATCTTCATGTcccttttgtttcttttaACAGCGTTTTGCTTCCCAGCGGCTACGATGCACCATCGATTCCACCTCTCAAACGATCTTCTCTCTCCCAAAAGGAGCACCACCACAAATATTCATCCTGGACAATCGTTACATATACATACGCCCTTCGGAGATTTGGGCCTTTTTGGTTTTCATTTGTCGCCAAGATTTgtgctttcttttttttttttcgttTGCTTTTGGATACATACTATGTATTACAGATACCCCGGAGGAAGTTTCCACGCCAACCTGGCGAGTCAATAA